One genomic region from Saprospiraceae bacterium encodes:
- the rocD gene encoding ornithine--oxo-acid transaminase translates to MTANDYIALEEAYGSHNYHPLPVVLTRGKGVHVWDVSGKRYYDFLSAYSAVNQGHCHPRIVAALKEQAETLTLTSRAFYNDQLGLFEKKLHDIFGYDMALPMNTGAEAVESAIKICRKWAYEVKGIKPNQAKIMFFESNFHGRTMGAISASTEASSTGGFGPYLPGIIVAPYGDLDSAQEYITSDPTIAGIIIEPIQGEAGVILPPPGYLKALRQLCLDNNILFIADEIQSGLGRTGKMLCCDHDGIRADMVLLGKAISGGMLPVSVVLADKNIMEVIKPGQHGSTYGGNPLAARVACVALDVLIDEKLDQQAMILGQEMATQLQILKADCSWISATRGKGLLHAIELDDDKESKAGWNICVAMARQGLLAKPTRGNIIRLAPPLTISPTELQEAMDIIKQVMMLHMAIA, encoded by the coding sequence ATGACTGCAAATGACTATATCGCTTTGGAAGAAGCATACGGCTCTCACAATTATCATCCACTGCCTGTCGTCCTCACCAGGGGCAAAGGAGTCCATGTCTGGGATGTGTCTGGTAAACGATATTATGATTTTTTATCCGCCTATTCTGCAGTAAACCAAGGTCATTGTCATCCAAGAATTGTCGCTGCACTTAAAGAACAAGCAGAGACACTTACTCTGACCTCACGAGCTTTTTATAATGATCAGCTGGGACTGTTTGAAAAAAAGCTACATGATATATTTGGCTATGATATGGCCCTACCAATGAATACCGGCGCAGAAGCGGTAGAGTCTGCCATAAAAATTTGCAGAAAATGGGCCTATGAGGTAAAAGGGATCAAACCAAACCAGGCTAAAATCATGTTTTTTGAATCTAATTTTCATGGTCGGACCATGGGAGCCATTTCTGCTTCGACAGAAGCGAGCAGTACTGGAGGGTTTGGCCCATACTTACCCGGCATCATCGTCGCTCCCTACGGGGATCTTGATTCAGCGCAAGAATATATCACCAGTGACCCCACTATCGCAGGTATTATTATCGAACCGATCCAGGGTGAAGCAGGGGTGATTCTACCTCCTCCAGGTTATTTAAAGGCTTTAAGACAGCTATGTTTGGATAATAATATTCTCTTTATAGCTGATGAGATTCAGTCCGGCCTGGGGAGGACTGGCAAAATGCTTTGTTGTGATCATGATGGTATCAGAGCTGACATGGTTCTGTTAGGAAAAGCCATTTCCGGTGGAATGCTGCCGGTATCTGTGGTTTTGGCAGACAAAAATATCATGGAGGTGATCAAACCCGGTCAGCATGGTTCCACTTATGGCGGCAATCCATTGGCAGCAAGGGTAGCCTGTGTGGCACTGGATGTACTCATTGATGAAAAATTGGATCAGCAGGCTATGATTCTCGGACAAGAGATGGCTACTCAACTCCAGATATTGAAGGCAGATTGCAGTTGGATATCAGCCACTCGAGGAAAAGGCCTTCTCCATGCTATCGAGCTCGATGATGATAAAGAAAGCAAAGCTGGGTGGAATATATGCGTCGCGATGGCTCGGCAGGGCTTATTGGCTAAACCTACCCGAGGCAATATCATCCGACTGGCTCCTCCCTTGACCATCAGTCCAACAGAGTTGCAAGAAGCGATGGACATCATCAAACAAGTGATGATGCTGCATATGGCTATAGC
- a CDS encoding dephospho-CoA kinase — translation MLKVGITGGIATGKSFVCTIFKYLGVPVYNADLEAKLIIENNPALKKRLISRFGTQTYDQHGHYNTKYISSIVFNDSVAKKELNDLIHPLVLQHSFDWYQACDEAGSAYALKESALLIESKNHIRLDKMIVVDAPLEIRIERLMHRDDISRELSLKKINSQMPQEEKLKYADFTILNDGQNPIIPQVYKIHHELIRLSEVPL, via the coding sequence ATGCTAAAAGTAGGTATCACCGGCGGCATAGCTACCGGCAAATCATTTGTATGCACGATATTTAAGTATTTAGGAGTACCTGTCTACAATGCCGACCTCGAAGCAAAATTGATTATCGAAAACAATCCAGCTTTAAAAAAGAGATTGATCTCCAGGTTTGGAACTCAAACCTATGATCAACATGGACATTACAATACCAAATATATTTCCTCGATCGTATTCAATGATTCTGTTGCTAAAAAAGAGCTGAATGACCTCATCCATCCTCTGGTATTACAGCACTCTTTTGATTGGTACCAAGCTTGTGATGAAGCGGGATCTGCATATGCCCTTAAGGAATCAGCTCTCCTGATTGAGAGTAAAAACCATATTCGTCTGGACAAGATGATAGTAGTAGATGCTCCTCTGGAAATAAGGATTGAACGATTGATGCATCGGGATGATATCTCCAGGGAATTAAGTTTAAAGAAAATCAATAGTCAAATGCCCCAGGAAGAAAAGCTAAAATATGCTGACTTCACTATATTAAATGATGGCCAAAACCCTATCATCCCCCAGGTGTATAAGATCCATCATGAACTAATCAGGCTTTCTGAAGTACCTTTGTAG